The DNA window ATGTATATTGTACATCTGAATTATCTCGATTCCAAATAGCCGCATACCTGTTGACTTATAATCATTACTGATCTAGAGGGGGTGAGGGGGTCTTTATTGATTTCTTAATTTAATTCCCGAAAATAGATTTTGGATCCCTGAAAAGCAACAGGTATCTAGTACCACTTTTTCACGCAGCAAACAGCTGTACATAGAGACAATTGAATTATAATGGAATTGACACCCCACCCCTTCCTATTCCCTCcccaggagagagagagagagaggggggagagAAAGAGAATGTGAGGAAGGAGCCAGAGCGAGCTGCTAGATAGAGATAATTATTCATTCTACTACGAAGCATCTGCAGGCTGACTGCACAAATAGGATAATTATAAGGAaggatacaaaataataaataaattaataattaataaaaaaaaaagaaatcttctTGAGCAATCATTTTCCTTTATCAGTTTATTTTGCATTACGGTGGGATTCTAAAATTGTCGTTCCTATGTAAAGTTATGCACCACACTCAGGTTACCGTTTCTAGGTAATTGTGCACCACTtgaattttaagtaaaattcacgtgaaatttgtgtgaaaatagcACTCACACAAATTGCACGTCAATTATCTTGTAGGACCATAACACGACGATTAAACGAAGAAGGATATAAAGTTAACGTTATgttatttcaatgaaaacaatatCTCAAATTAATTCTGAAAGAAAAAGCGTTTTTGCATACCGAATTTACATTAGACAGTGTCAAATTATTTGTACTCAATTAAATTTAGTGATGAAACGACAGGAAATTGAGGCCTTAGTGCCTTTGGTGTTTGCGGTAACGGGGAGACAACATGTCGTCCCTCTGTTATGTTTTGGGAATGCATTACTTTCTATGGAGTTGGAACTTTGATGATGAAAATGAGCAGCGATATTAGCGTTTTAAACGACTGTTTGGGGCCAGTAGTTTTTACTAAATTTCAGAAATCGCCACTGGGTTTTCTTGAAAAGTAATGCTCCATGCCAGGTGGCCACCAGGTCGATTGAATAGCATAGAAACACTTCCTTGGCCTCCATAAAGCCCCGATTTTAAAGGACATTGTCACAATTtcggtcaaattttattttattgtttacaatgctttagtagaCTAAGAGCATTTCTAATCATTATGATCGACCAAAATTTGAGAGTTGGtcatagagttataagcaagaaacATAGCTAAATTCTTTGTTTCGTAAACAAGGCTTGAgccatttttttgtttacattggttcaatataccgataaaggttctttttcaagctgattgtTTTCTATCCGTATATTCGTTTTCAacacataaataaacagttcctagcgtttgtcacattcattttaggtctggACGTGGAATTTTCTATTCAACATCTTATATCTCAACAAAAACAAGACCAGAGCCTTGTTTAAGTATTAAGCCTTCGGATTTctgagctctgtatctcgctaCATGTAATTACTAGCCGACTATCACACAAATTTTGGTTGACAATGCCTCACGGAAGCATTAATTGTACGATCTAAAacctgaaaaataaatgttgacaAACATGGTTCTCAAATATAATAGGAAATGTGTGGGAAGTGCTGAAAGCTCGCGTGCATGGGAAGAATGCGAGAAACGACCTGATGCACTTGGAGTAGGCTCACTTTGGTGTGTATATACGCAGCCATTACCAGATTTTACCGATGAGAATTAATATTCCGACGGTGTTGCGTTCTCGAAGACATAATAACAAAGTTTTGAAGAAGAAaggttatttatttaattttcattaaaaactcaaacaatattatcaatattttcacataaacatttttttacgtAATGTCGGCCATTTTCCGAACTCATTTATGGCACGCAACTTTACCTACGTGACAAAATTCGGTTTATTTCCCAAATTTTATAACTCTGTAACCTTCTGTCTCTGCAGCGATTTAAACCTTTTATTTGCCTCAGCTGTTCGCTTAAACATCGTTATCAACATATCTACAAGAATAATTGTATCAACCGTCGATCGTCAACACAATCAACATTCAAACCATCGTTTCACGGACAGACCAACTACAGATCTGTAGGAAGATTGAGGCAGTCATAACCAATagcaattatttctttttaataattaaaaaaaaggtgtAGCTTATATTACTTATACTAGGTTGACCGCAAAATAACATCATAAAATTATCTGTGAAGTCGGTGCAattaagacaaaattaaagCCGATTCATGATCATTCCTGATTTGATAGATTGTCCTTAATTAAAAATTGTACTTGTTAAAAATTTTTATATGCGTGTTGAGTGTAACAGGCTTGGGTTTATTGAagtacatttatattatattcattataGTAAGGATAATGGCTTAAGTATGTtgttattaatgaaaaatgtgtCAGACTGATAATCAATTGATCTAATCTCAAAAGTGATACTTTCTACAgttaaaaaataatagtaaaGTAAAATACACATCGTAAAATAAGCTATCAGGGATTTCACAGATTCACGTGAATTTCACGTGAGGCACAATTGGCTGTGAGGCCCCTGGGATCACTACATTTActacaattttatcaaaaatggtCGAATAGTCCACCCATTGAATCTCTTTGTCTTCGGctagaaaaagtaaaaaaataagatatttctttaaatttttattttttaatacaattcaGAAATGAATCACAATTGTTATGTTAAGGACGACGGACCTAATTCAAGATTTCGCACCTCTGCGCAAAAATCCGCGCATATGCTTTGAATATGACTGTCGTAATTACGTACATcagaataagagaaaataataaaattttcattccaCTAAACATAAATTGTGATGCAGAAATATTTTTAGTggagaaaaataaagaaaaaaaaataagtccgaattttctctgtttGCGACAAGTCCGTTATATTTCTAATGGGTTCTAGTAATCAAGTAATACAAAATGATCATTCAGTCAAAAACGACTCGATGCCACCTTTAGCGTTTTTGTTTTGAAGACAATCGAATGTACGATCCCCATTATAGTATATATTTGTTAACGCCAACGAATGCAGTGTATCTTCCGGAGTACTACTGCGGTTGTATACAGTCTCCGTTTGTCCGCATTCTGATCTGTGCATTGCAACAACCATTGTGTTGGTTTTTAATGCTTCacctaaaaataaacatattttaaaagataactCGGATATTACAACATTGCATAACGTGTAACAGTAGTAACCATTGCTTATTAAAAATAGAGAAGAAATGAATGGTCAACAGAATTTTACCATCTATTTTCAACTTGTATAGGACATATTGGACATCCTCAGGAATTCGACTAACAACATCACACAGCAATAAAAATTTGCTACCATAATCCCAGCTGTTTAACCAGATGACTTCAAAGTTCATGTTATTCTCAGCGAAGAACTTGAATGCATTTTTGTAGTGCCCTTCTTCACATAGACACAGCACCGgaactaaaaattttaagaaagtcatgttttgacaattttaaattAGAGCTgcatattttcaatttcatgcaATGATATGATCACATAACAAGTCATAATGCTGATAATTCTATCAGCATAACAATGCCAAAATcctttaaataaattgatttaaagtAGAATAACGtacttttttcttataaatttgATCCCGTGAAGCTAATTACAATTATAAAAGCTTTacctttttttctaatttttcttcGCATTCTTTTAATCCATATTCTCCAGCATGCCCATGCcactaaaattgttttcatttttctcaatttataataaacatatatttacttATGCAGAATTGACAGCCTTCAAAacatttcaagtttattcaacTTACAAACAGGAGAGCAACTGACAAAATTACTTGAGTGTATGAGTTactaattgttttaaaattatggtatttaacattaaattttcttatataaatgtttaaagaATAGGTAGGGAAAGGGTTCAAAAATCGAAAAAAGACATATGAATCAATGACATATGGATTAACAAAAGGATGTCTGCTTAGTTACACCATTATTTGATGCATTGAAGgttttgaaaaagatttgtgtttttgtttttggggtatttgttgttgttattttttttattttttatttttacactgAGCCAAAGTTTTAAATGTTCTAAGTGTTCACCAAAATGTTTTTACCTTATGAATAAGCAGATTTGCCGTTGGGGTTACTGATTTCCACCTAACTCTAGATCTCAAGTGGTTAAGAAATATATTACGATTTTGAATTTCGGTTGCGACCAATTGCAAAGACTTTGACCTTTGCTAAATATCAcgaacacttccggtttggttgAATTTCGATCAGAGCCTTTGGATTGTTTTAGGTTCATCATAGGTAGCGCTCTGATTTACCGTCCGGTTGGGAAATAATTTTGGTTACATGACATAAAGCGTTTAGCATATATGCTTATCGCTTAAAAAATGAGTACACcaaataaatttcatattcaattttgtttatattttcacagATTGTAGTTATTAGTTTCGAAAAGTAGAAGGTTGTTATAGAAAAAAGAGTTGTTTCGTTTTGCCGAATTGAAACTTTACCTTCAACCTACATATATAAATGCTTCTAAATGTAGAAAAAACAACCATAAGGACGTTGGACGTTTTTTCTAAAGCATTTCCTTTAAACAATCTACATATATAGCATAACCAAATTCCACAACAAAATGTTGGGGTGTATGGCTTCATTCGGCGCTTCagtgtatttaatatgatatttctGCACTGAAAATGCAGagcacataaatcgcttttccctctatattttttttatcagaatgaACCAtggcatcaaatacaaatttatactatttaaaataaatagaattaaaaatatcataaagaaaaaatgtaacaatttcTTCACCTGattcaatttgatattttgacctttatGCACTGATAAAGCGctgtaatttttattcattaacgattcaacattcaataaaattatttaaaagtcttttttctcaaaatatggTAGACTTGTcacaaaaatcatataaattcaGAAAATACAACCAAAAGTAGGGGTctattaaataaaagtttagaTATGGTAATAAGCTGATTTTAGgcgaaaaattgaaattcatattccctttgcttttatgaaatataagtaaaattTGCCAATATGTGTcgataaaacaaattttaaaaaattctaaaaaatatgtatttcgtaacaaaatgaagaaatttAATTCTCAAACTATCTGGAAATGTTGGTTTGCACTGAAAAAAGGAAGCTAAAATGACGGTACtataaaacaactgagttatgaaaaatgtccatttttttcttaaaaaccttccgccacaaaatatagtctcTTACTAAACCCTgcaaatatgtaatttttccgttgctattttatataatatattttaacatatgaatgtATGAGAAGGTTCAATATAGAATGCCTAATTTCCAGAATAGAGACGACCCAAAATGGTTACCAAAAACAGAGGAACGAACCTCTTTaatacaggtaactctcgataGCTCGAAGTCCATGGGACCAAGGAAAAACTTCGAGGTTTCAAGAGTTCGAGTTTTCAAGAGTTCGGAATTTTCCGGGTTGACTGACgggttttaaaattagtatAAGCGGATGTAATGATGAAGCCATTTATTTAGTTCTAAACTTTCGCACGTGTTTAAACaacgttttcttttcagtaaaatatacagtactggatgtttttaaaactaaatacaaaCACCTATTGAATAAATTCATGATAGTTATTTATTTCATGCATCATACTAGTATTAAGACCAGATTGCTTAATACACATGATACAACTGGACTGCAAGACGATCGACATGTCATAAATGTGATAACCGAGTATCACACGATCGACATGTCATAAATGTGATAACCGAGTATCACTCATTGTTCCTACTGTACGGGTCCTTCACCAGCTGTAAGAAGTTGTTCAGCAATAATCATTATTATGACAATGATGCTGATAAGcttaatttttacagttttataattctaaattttgaccATGTTTCGTCtcaatttaattaatttctcattttcattgcATCTCCAAATTATTGTAAAACGGTTCATTATAAATTAGGTATTGGTATAGTCCATTATCAaacaattatcaccttgcaggacaagtgtCGTCTGAATAAACAACTCGTGACACGTCGAACTCATCGAACGCCTGGAGCCATTTAAATGGCCAAGTAGGTGTTAATTAGGTATAGCGCTTGGAGATACACAGCGACTTCGAGGTATCGAGAGTAAGAAACTATATAATATGAACAACGGGACTGCAGTTtgacttcgagagatcaagagttcgagaaatcaagagtaaatttgcttagttatatagggaaaaaaatcgggaccctagactcacttcgagcgatcaagaacttcgaAGTTCGAGCCATTGAGACTTACCTGTATAAACAACAGAAACtcaaaacattcaaattgatatattttataaattttgttttttatgccTGTAATGAAACATTATTAAATTACATGATGCATCTGCAAATAAATGGTTTATGAATGCAGTGACacttatttgaatatgaattgcATTGCACTGTATTGAATAAACCACTAAACAGAATCAAATAcataattaatttgttatagtttgaattaaaatatttatcaatcaaATTCTTACCAGGGACAAGGACAAACGTAACGACAGCTACTTTTGTAACATTTACGTTGAATCCAAAAACGCTTATCGAACAGCTTAACATTTCTACttgactgaaataaaaaaaagccaaaatcaatttaagatgtattttttttaaaccttttcaCAATGGGTGAACGAGCAGAAGCTCTctcatacgttgcacgagctcttgCATTCGTTGCGTGCGTTTTTATATTAGTGCTCGCATCAGGTCTCCACAAACTAGCGgcacatgcacactattcagacgcgaccgaatgcgatccaaattattgcagtgcaacgcacgaatattagtacgaacgttttacaacgttttgtgtactagcaagagtgatgcacgatttttAAAGGTCGCAAAATGAATCGCAGTTGTTAACACGCGTATTTtgcgaccatgagactgttgctcaacatgTCGCATGTTATCTTGCAActttttactatcattgcatgTCTTATCAGTAATTGGCCATGCTTTGCcactagtacatgtagatataccctgtataagcatCTCTTTTTCAGACCacaattcaacaaaatacatttattgcatgatggtgagggaaatatgaagatttaattctccaagaaaaatcatatttccccaGGGCATCGCCcacgaaaaatttgtttttcatgggGAATAGATCTTCATATACgctgaacattaatgcaataaacgaaCAACATATGAGTGTATAAAATATgttgatttctaaaaattgtttgatttcctctgttactctcacttttctttcataatttcgaaatatagatagttaagttggttttgtgagaatcataatgatttaatatttttgatttaatcatactTGTCTACATCATATGCTCATATCagctttttcattcctatgaaatGGCCGTCACGTGCCTTTCTAGACCAATCAAATAGAATAGAATAATTATATGaaggtataataataaatgctgctgcatTTATGTTTCCTCTTGGGTGGCATTTTCTCtcgctttcaactatgtctactgaagAGCGTCGGAAATGGGTGGTATATATACCCCTctctgactcgcacgagcaGTCGTACCATGTAACATGATCGCACGGTAAATcgcattggcgcacgttcaatgATCCGATCACCTAGTCTCTCGCGCGATCCTATGgcattatctttcaacagtcgctttcattgtacaacagtcgcataaagacgcaagatatatcgcagGATTTAATacgtttacatcgcacaacgctcgcttagatcgtgcgaatTTCGTACGAATCTTTTTTCAAGTGCGATTATTTCGACAACAGTTTacgattcatatctaattttatcggtcgcacgaatattcactcgcttctgctcgtgcgcaaattgtgaaaggggcttaaatCTCGAATTTTAGTACGAACGATTTTTGTACTTGCAAGAGTGATGCACGGTTTTTAAAGGTCATAAGATGAATCGCTGCTGTATATGCGCGTGTTTTGCGACAATtagactgttgctcaacatgTTTCAGGctatcttgcaacgttttactatcattgcacaACTCATCAGTCTCAACATGTCATGCTTTGCCACTAGTATATATACCCTTTAAAGCATCTCTCTTTCAGACCACAAttgacaatatacatttattgcataatGGTAAAGGAAAAATGAAGATTTGTTTCtcaaagaaaaatcatatttcgcCCGAgggaaatttgttttttctggGGGTATAAATCTTCATATTACCTGAACATTAATGTAATAACAGTTTGATCATATCGAATGTTTTATTCACATTCATTgcgttttatttacatttattgcgTGATAGTTATACGCGGACTATCGCTTCAAGACTTTGGAGCCCAAAATCTCGAGAATGCGTggaacaattttaaaacaaatttcatattccgAAGTTTTGAAAGCGTTTCTAtcgaataataaaaaaatcaagtctaaaaaattaaggtttttcatttccttccggtgacgacaaGAAGTAACGGCAAACGTTCGGATATCCAAAGGGTACTGCAGCCGTTAAGTCTCtaacatctctgaaaatttaaagtccTATCTAAAATACTTTtagagaaaaatcgtgaacaagcaaacaCATAacatctttaatatctcggtaccgaaatttacaaattttgtcataaataagatctgagaatttcatgaaaatcggctgaagcgtttttgaaaaacgtgacagaaaaaataatagTAACTAGACGCTCGTTGCTAGCAACAAGAGGTCTTCCGTTTAAATACACCTTACACTGTCTGGATACTTGTTCCTTTCGATCATTTCTAAACACTTCTTCAAAttcgaatcttgaatctcgtatgtcgaatctcgtattttgaatatCGAATCTCGAATGAGCCTTCTCGGCCTTTCGTACACATGTTGATTGCTTTGcttttgattaaaatacatgtacataaaaaagcGGAACATTTACTGGAAAatttggaaatatacagctCCGGTCAATTTAACTTGTTACAAGCAAAGCATTTAATACGGACGGGAACAAATTGgcgcggacgtctgagaaaacattggattgaaactgtagttatagaaagtgtattttcaatccaACTCAGCGTTCTTAACTTGCGATATCAGTTACGGGATCTTACTTTATAAACAAAGCTTAGACACTTAACCAATGACTTGATATAAATTATGATAATGGCAATGGTATGAATTTATTGCAATTTACGAAAAAACcaaaagaatgaaaattaaaatgaattgttatatatatggaTCACAAttgtttgatttatatatttatacatatttttactCTTTTTGTAATCTTCTCCCTTCCGAAATAACATTATGCAACTACATGTTAGTTATACCCATTTCAAACACGTTTGATAAGATCAAATGCAGAAGTAATTCATATGTTGAAAAAGGGAAAATGCAACATTTCGGTAATTATTAGTCAATTGCTACTACATGTCAATACTCAATAGCAGTATATTATGCATACCCATAAAGCAAACATTTCTAGTTTACTTACCAAGTTGCGTACTAAACCATGCAAGTTGTTACTCGTTGTAACTTAATTAAAGGGTTTTGGGACAAATTACTTCAACGCTTGGTCTTTAAATCCGTGCAATGAGTTTTTGTTCATGTTGCTTTACTCAGTAATATTTAATGGGAGGTCAACTATAATCTAGTTCTTTGCTTTGTAATTTAGCATATAcgagggtaaaaaaaaatacaaagacttTTGTAATAGCTATGTTATTTAACGTCATATTACAACTATATTTTGTagacatattttaataattgtttccaacaatttgaaattgttgaaatttaagTTGATGGGTCTAAAAAAAAGcagagatatacgtcattatatTCTCGAAGTCGCAAGTTTATTTTAACTCGGACGTTTACCAGTCCATTGCTTCCGataggattttgcctaaaaaaaaaaatcctaaaaatctaaacaaaaatgGCGTCGTCAATGCAGGACGGTATTACACCGCTCTTAGACCAATCGTGTGTTTCGCACCAAAATGTGCACCAGCTATGTGGTGGAAGTTAGGAACCTAGAGGTAACCCAAACTGTGAACTATTGACTGATATGCTACAATGTGAAATTTCTGAAGAAACCGGCGATTTTGTACGCTTGTTTACCTTTGTTAACAAATGCGAATTTTGTATGCCTGGTAGAGATTTTAAAACTTCAGGcgaattgtttacatttgttcctaaaaacacaatgcttgactacattttatttaacaaatgcTTGTTGGATTCACTAGTTACCTATCAGATTTTTCAAGAGGGCTATTTTTGTAACACCTCAGACCATTTGCCTGTATTAGCTTCTTTTAAATCTCAATGTTCACGCCATTGTCTTCAGACATCCACACTAAAATTACCAGCTTGGCATAAAGCAACCACTGAGGCTATAGATTGCTACAAGGCAACTATGCTACCCGATCTTCGCAGTCTATTAAAATGTGAAATGCACTCAGTTGCCGATTTGAATCATTTTTGTGAACAACTGTGTAACATTATTATCGTAGCTTCACGGCAATGCATTCCCCATACAGGTTATAACCCTCACACTCGACCAGGATGGTCCAAAGAAATTAAGCAATTGCACTCCACCGAACGAAACTTCCGGCGCATATGGGTAGGCGAAGGGAGGCCACGTGGCATGGTCTTTGACTTTTATCGCAACTATAAGCGCGCTAAAAGACGCTTCAGAGATGCGCTCACTAAACAATACGAAGATCACATGCGCAAAGTATATCAAGATCTAGATGAAGCCGCTGAGTGCGATATACGTCTGTTTTGGAAACTTGTGAAAAAACACAAAGTTAAAACTTCCCGCACATACCCAGAAATCATTTCGACAGAGGGCGTATCCTTTCGCGATCCCCTGGGCGTCGCAAGTGCATTTGCGACGtactatgaaaatatatataccccgTCTAAGGATCCGTCATTTGATGAAACCTTTTATGTTCAAACTGAATCTAAATACACGAACATCGAAACCGAATGTACTCAGTCGCACGACGAACTACCTGGTGGCCAAATATCAACCAATGACATATTAGCATTGTTCAACAAACTCAAACGCCGCAAAGCTCCGGGACCAGACCTTGTTACCTATGAACATCTAATTTTTGGCGGTGACCTTTTGAATATGTGTCTCGTTAAACTCTTTAATGCAATTGTATATATCGGGAAAATCCCATAATTCTGGAAACGTGGATTCATCGTACCATTATACAAGGGAGGAGACAAACCTAAGACATCTTGCAATAGCTACAGACCAGTTGCCCTGTTGTCATGTTtccttaaagtttttgaaaatgttatcaatTCAAGAATATCAGAGTTTGTTATTGACAGACATTTCCCCTGCGGACAACAGCAGGGTTTTCAAAAGCATCTTGGGTTTTTAACCGCTTCCTTCAATATGCAAGAAACTATATACCATAACGTTGAACAGGGCAGCAACATTTACGTATGCTTTTTAGATATCTCAAAAGCTTTCGATACGGTTTGGAGGCATGGCCTCCTTATCAAATTACGCGAAATGGGTATATCTGGAAAACTTTGGTCAATCATTAATGATTGTCATACAAACACAACCAGTGCAATTGTTGTCAATCAAACCCAATCAGACTGGTTTCCCGTGTCACAAGGTGTACGACAAGGTGGAGTTCTGTCAACCTATTTATATCTTGTGTATATTAACGAACTTGTTGTTAACCTGGAAAAGTCCTGTACAAATACTGGTATTTTTAGTATAACCAGCAACTGTCCATCGCTTGCTGATGATATCGCGTGTATTGCAACAACACCGACGACGTTACAGCGCATGCTTGATGTCTCTTCCGAATATTCCAGGAAGTGGCGTTTTTCCTTCAATGCTCAAAAATCGTGTAT is part of the Crassostrea angulata isolate pt1a10 chromosome 3, ASM2561291v2, whole genome shotgun sequence genome and encodes:
- the LOC128176106 gene encoding uncharacterized protein LOC128176106, with product MLSCSISVFGFNVNVTKVAVVTFVLVPVAWACWRIWIKRMRRKIRKKVPVLCLCEEGHYKNAFKFFAENNMNFEVIWLNSWDYGSKFLLLCDVVSRIPEDVQYVLYKLKIDGEALKTNTMVVAMHRSECGQTETVYNRSSTPEDTLHSLALTNIYYNGDRTFDCLQNKNAKGGIESFLTE